A region of Ferruginibacter albus DNA encodes the following proteins:
- a CDS encoding T9SS type A sorting domain-containing protein: MRSFSTSIVFTVKMFVLVVLLNGVCSFSYGQFAVWNASNQSSFGVSPFDATTLHANLVSAQLSRGTGVGVSGSAAATAWGGNNWATTSNDGISGDQVVYATITPTNGYQLSLYNFSLHYRRSTTGPSSALLEYSVNGGPYILFTSISLSSNSSSGADITPVNLQGVAALQNVAGAINLKIVPYGGSSAAGTFYVYKTGLSIDGDVSPISSGAPIDTSGCQTISFRNDVNYSAVGFNSSYPDSPAAADSTEIAAMGWTCNAAGIPICNSRTIIKMDVSTIAPGTVIKSAKLKLFAKTNYPWAIPGSPTYGTANACLFQKITTDWIIDTLTWNVEPPVDAVTPVTLPQSSSTTQNCEIDITDFVQHWINYPDSNFGMLFRLQTENYYNSQIFYAADYATSPNLRPQLTICANTTVPLRLVSFNGYHTGKDITVTWRSDNEYDMSGFELQRSDDGIHFTTITTIAAQNNTGTNNYAYDDSKTSNGTVYYRLKMIEKDGGYKYSTILSFNSADKEESIFTVLPNPASQYTQLQTNAVANENATVKITDATGRTVLQKTVLLNKGFNTINLNEIGHFTKGIYFINLSKTNSTQTKKLLVN, encoded by the coding sequence ATGAGATCATTTTCTACTTCTATAGTATTTACTGTAAAAATGTTTGTGCTGGTTGTTTTACTAAACGGCGTTTGTTCTTTTTCATATGGGCAGTTTGCAGTATGGAATGCAAGTAATCAATCAAGCTTTGGAGTAAGTCCTTTTGATGCTACCACGCTTCACGCCAACTTAGTATCGGCGCAGCTTAGCAGGGGTACAGGTGTTGGTGTATCCGGTTCTGCAGCCGCTACCGCATGGGGTGGTAATAACTGGGCAACAACTTCTAACGATGGTATTAGCGGTGACCAGGTTGTGTATGCTACCATTACACCTACCAACGGGTATCAATTATCATTGTATAATTTCAGTCTGCATTACAGGCGTTCAACTACAGGTCCTTCGTCGGCATTGCTGGAGTACTCTGTAAATGGCGGACCTTATATCTTATTTACTAGCATCAGCCTTAGCAGCAATTCATCTTCGGGTGCGGATATTACACCTGTAAACTTACAAGGCGTTGCAGCTTTACAAAATGTAGCAGGCGCTATCAACTTAAAGATAGTACCTTATGGCGGCAGCAGTGCAGCAGGTACGTTTTATGTTTATAAAACAGGACTTTCCATTGATGGAGATGTTTCACCTATCTCCAGCGGAGCACCGATAGATACCAGCGGTTGTCAAACCATCAGCTTTAGAAATGATGTTAACTATTCTGCTGTAGGATTTAACAGTAGTTATCCTGATTCACCGGCAGCAGCAGACTCTACAGAGATAGCTGCAATGGGATGGACCTGCAATGCAGCAGGAATACCTATTTGTAACAGCCGTACCATTATTAAGATGGATGTAAGTACCATTGCGCCGGGCACTGTTATAAAAAGTGCCAAGCTTAAATTATTTGCTAAAACAAATTATCCATGGGCTATTCCTGGTTCACCAACTTATGGAACAGCAAATGCATGTTTGTTCCAAAAAATAACTACTGATTGGATCATTGATACTTTAACGTGGAATGTTGAACCTCCTGTTGATGCAGTTACACCAGTAACCTTGCCACAAAGTAGCAGCACTACACAGAATTGCGAAATAGATATCACCGATTTTGTACAGCATTGGATAAATTATCCTGACAGCAACTTCGGAATGTTGTTCCGCCTGCAGACAGAGAACTATTATAACTCGCAGATATTTTATGCAGCTGATTATGCTACATCGCCTAATCTTCGTCCGCAGTTAACAATATGTGCCAACACAACTGTTCCTTTACGTTTGGTGAGCTTTAACGGGTATCACACCGGTAAGGATATTACGGTTACCTGGCGTTCGGATAATGAATATGATATGAGTGGTTTTGAATTACAACGTAGTGATGATGGTATTCATTTTACTACCATTACTACTATAGCGGCGCAAAATAATACAGGCACTAATAATTATGCTTACGATGATAGTAAGACAAGCAACGGTACTGTTTATTATCGTTTAAAGATGATAGAAAAAGATGGCGGTTATAAATACAGCACGATATTATCCTTCAACAGTGCAGATAAAGAAGAATCAATATTCACGGTGTTGCCAAACCCTGCGAGCCAATACACGCAATTGCAGACAAATGCTGTTGCCAATGAAAATGCAACAGTTAAAATAACCGATGCTACGGGAAGAACAGTGTTGCAAAAAACAGTGTTATTGAACAAAGGATTCAACACGATCAACCTGAATGAAATAGGACATTTTACAAAGGGCATCTACTTTATAAATCTTTCTAAGACGAACAGCACGCAAACTAAAAAGCTGCTGGTTAATTAA
- a CDS encoding DUF6261 family protein produces the protein MSIISIDITKLRNSEFLQFSKDLLEIIKQNDPATLKVTEQYNSFNNITTEIDGLFKTPTGSALTQDITDLDIRRDNAITGINTVIQALSYHFNSDKAAAANLLAFHLKNYGAGIAKENYQSETAIIDNITADWSTKPDLAAAINTLKLNEWADELSAANKAFNELYIDRTKELAAVNPDTIKIKRLEAVQLYYALRDVIDAWYTINKGAAPFDKVTQECNALIDQYNTLIAGRKAGTTDNTAPETSTTNQ, from the coding sequence ATGTCAATCATAAGCATCGATATAACAAAGCTTCGCAACAGCGAGTTTTTACAGTTCAGCAAAGACTTGCTGGAAATCATAAAACAAAATGATCCTGCCACTTTAAAAGTTACTGAGCAATACAACAGTTTCAACAACATTACCACCGAAATAGACGGGCTTTTTAAAACCCCTACCGGCAGTGCACTTACGCAGGATATTACAGACCTTGATATACGCAGAGACAATGCGATCACCGGCATCAATACAGTTATCCAGGCGCTCAGCTATCATTTTAATTCCGATAAAGCGGCAGCTGCCAACCTGCTGGCGTTTCATTTAAAAAATTATGGTGCCGGCATTGCAAAGGAGAATTACCAGAGTGAAACAGCTATCATTGATAACATTACTGCCGACTGGAGCACTAAGCCCGACCTAGCTGCTGCCATCAATACCTTGAAATTAAATGAATGGGCTGATGAATTGAGTGCAGCCAATAAAGCGTTTAACGAATTGTATATCGATCGTACCAAAGAGCTTGCTGCCGTAAATCCTGACACAATAAAAATAAAAAGACTGGAAGCGGTGCAATTGTACTATGCTCTTAGAGATGTTATCGATGCATGGTACACCATCAACAAAGGTGCTGCCCCTTTTGATAAAGTAACACAGGAATGCAATGCGTTAATAGATCAATACAATACGCTTATTGCAGGAAGAAAAGCCGGAACAACAGACAATACAGCGCCGGAAACTTCAACTACTAATCAATAA
- a CDS encoding toxin-antitoxin system YwqK family antitoxin: MEPKEPLRNSIFIFLLIVLTQCNTRQSASLLSLNADSVAILTKEGSTYVNGNLFSGKLFTLYANKDTSEIRNYVDGKETGEWKEFYENKQLKEIRYFDNGKKQGKYVAWWENGKQKLEYNFLNDEYDGVCREWSSTGMLTKEMNYVAGHESGTERTWFDDGSVKSNYVIKNGRRYGLLGTKNCVNVTDSVFKK; the protein is encoded by the coding sequence ATGGAACCGAAGGAACCGTTACGCAATAGCATTTTTATTTTTTTATTGATCGTGCTGACTCAATGCAATACCAGGCAGTCAGCATCTTTGTTATCATTAAATGCAGACAGTGTTGCTATACTTACTAAAGAAGGCAGCACATATGTTAACGGTAATCTTTTTTCAGGAAAACTATTTACGCTGTATGCGAATAAGGATACAAGCGAAATAAGGAATTATGTGGATGGAAAAGAAACAGGTGAATGGAAAGAATTTTATGAGAATAAACAATTAAAAGAAATTCGCTATTTCGATAACGGAAAGAAGCAAGGAAAATATGTAGCGTGGTGGGAGAATGGTAAACAGAAACTGGAATATAATTTTTTGAATGATGAATACGATGGCGTTTGCAGGGAATGGTCATCCACGGGAATGCTTACAAAAGAAATGAACTATGTGGCAGGGCATGAAAGCGGTACCGAGAGAACCTGGTTTGATGACGGTTCTGTAAAATCGAACTATGTTATTAAGAATGGAAGACGATATGGATTATTGGGCACTAAAAATTGTGTGAATGTTACAGACAGTGTTTTTAAAAAATAG
- a CDS encoding AbiJ-NTD4 domain-containing protein: MTANNDNLPFSKRYGYEPVELPFQVDNINDALRIDLWNSFYLFIHSPLEEYGYGKSQHRRIYQLAWLYFFRKPFDDFPNQDYELADLVRKHIEKGLWYKVYEFFEFVFNHVERSDIYNIEGFIKYVDDTLQINHSGFRLVDKKFIPVTNETEITEIEQVKDSATEFGLFGIQEHLNSALELISKKPKPDLKNVIKESISMVEVISRLIEPTENTLGKALNKLETNQKINPTLKLAFEKLYAYTNGKNGIRHALMENENISIEDARFFLIACSAFTNYLIGKANNEKLLNSV; the protein is encoded by the coding sequence ATGACAGCAAATAATGATAACTTACCATTCTCAAAACGTTATGGTTACGAACCAGTAGAACTTCCATTTCAAGTTGACAATATTAACGACGCATTGCGAATTGACTTATGGAATTCGTTTTATCTGTTTATTCATAGCCCACTAGAAGAATATGGATATGGCAAAAGTCAACACAGAAGAATTTATCAATTAGCTTGGCTTTACTTTTTCAGGAAACCATTTGACGATTTTCCCAATCAAGACTATGAATTAGCAGACTTAGTAAGAAAGCATATTGAAAAAGGGCTTTGGTATAAAGTGTATGAATTTTTTGAATTCGTCTTTAATCATGTAGAGAGAAGCGATATTTATAATATAGAAGGATTCATTAAATATGTTGACGACACATTACAAATTAATCATTCAGGATTTAGACTTGTAGACAAAAAATTTATTCCGGTGACTAATGAAACTGAGATTACCGAAATTGAACAAGTAAAAGATTCTGCAACCGAATTTGGGCTTTTTGGAATTCAAGAACATCTAAATTCTGCTTTAGAGTTGATTTCGAAAAAACCAAAGCCTGATTTGAAAAATGTAATAAAGGAAAGCATCTCAATGGTAGAGGTTATCAGTAGACTTATTGAACCAACTGAAAACACTCTTGGGAAAGCTTTAAATAAATTGGAAACCAATCAAAAGATTAATCCAACTTTAAAGTTAGCATTTGAAAAATTGTATGCTTACACAAATGGAAAGAATGGCATAAGACATGCTCTAATGGAGAACGAAAACATAAGCATTGAAGACGCCAGATTTTTTCTAATTGCGTGTTCAGCCTTCACAAATTATCTTATTGGCAAAGCTAATAATGAGAAGTTATTAAATTCTGTGTAG
- a CDS encoding T9SS type A sorting domain-containing protein, which yields MKKLIASMLTALYVVTSFASPSPLVTTTTPSSITNVTATLGGSVNVNTTYVEKGIVWSTTNNTPTTSNNKIVMGSGNGTTWSMTNAGVFPPGTLVYVRAYCILGMTTIYSSTAKTFTTLALSGTGAVYDFEAASGTYTGFGTRNLIATNTTSGSSMQITSVDDSVYRSSVDGFSDGGGRIGSEGLYFGMNSKESAVTFAIQGNNKFDLNGFYLDSENGDATDYVISSSKGSITVSFPTTNTEQKTTFIDIANNANAAYLKGISSFTITPTGGAFMEVDHLVLQNIVSNIILPLKMISFTGNVTNHAAVLDWSTNNEINTKEMQIERSTDGNTFTSIGTITAVGNGNNNYHFTDATLNDATGYYRIKTIDVDGKATLSNIVKLTDNAGTTGSLQLLPNLLSGSSNTIKLKTSLAEGRITIYNQSGAAIKNQSWKTGQTINVETLNSGSYFIQLTDGKQVLSSRFIKE from the coding sequence ATGAAAAAGCTTATTGCAAGCATGCTAACAGCATTATATGTTGTAACATCTTTTGCGTCCCCTTCACCTTTAGTTACCACCACAACTCCTTCTTCTATTACAAATGTTACTGCTACTTTGGGAGGCAGCGTTAACGTTAACACTACCTATGTAGAAAAAGGAATTGTATGGAGTACCACTAACAATACTCCTACTACTTCGAATAATAAGATAGTAATGGGATCAGGCAACGGTACTACCTGGAGTATGACAAATGCCGGAGTATTTCCTCCGGGTACTTTAGTTTATGTAAGAGCTTATTGTATACTTGGCATGACCACTATTTATTCCAGTACTGCTAAAACTTTTACCACCCTTGCTTTATCGGGCACAGGAGCAGTATATGATTTTGAAGCTGCTTCCGGTACTTATACAGGCTTTGGCACACGCAACTTAATAGCAACGAATACAACATCAGGTTCTTCTATGCAAATTACTTCTGTTGATGATTCTGTTTACCGCTCTTCTGTCGATGGCTTTAGCGATGGTGGCGGACGCATTGGCAGTGAAGGATTGTATTTTGGTATGAATAGTAAAGAGTCTGCTGTTACATTTGCTATACAAGGCAATAATAAATTTGACCTCAACGGTTTTTATTTGGATAGCGAAAATGGAGATGCTACTGATTATGTTATTTCCAGTTCTAAAGGATCGATTACCGTTTCCTTCCCCACAACAAATACAGAACAAAAAACAACATTCATTGATATAGCTAATAATGCAAATGCCGCTTACTTAAAAGGAATTAGTTCTTTCACTATTACACCAACCGGTGGCGCTTTTATGGAAGTAGATCATTTAGTGTTACAAAACATAGTATCAAACATTATTCTTCCTTTAAAGATGATTTCATTCACCGGCAATGTAACTAATCATGCAGCTGTTTTAGATTGGTCAACCAATAATGAGATCAACACTAAAGAAATGCAAATAGAAAGATCAACAGATGGCAATACGTTCACTTCTATAGGAACTATAACCGCTGTTGGTAATGGTAATAACAACTATCATTTTACAGATGCAACATTGAATGATGCAACCGGTTATTATCGCATTAAAACAATAGATGTAGATGGAAAAGCAACTCTGAGTAATATTGTTAAGCTTACAGATAATGCAGGTACAACAGGGAGCTTACAACTATTGCCGAATCTTTTATCCGGAAGCAGCAATACAATTAAACTCAAAACATCTTTAGCTGAAGGAAGAATAACGATCTATAACCAAAGCGGCGCTGCAATAAAAAATCAAAGCTGGAAAACCGGGCAAACAATAAATGTAGAAACGCTCAACAGTGGTTCTTACTTTATTCAATTAACAGATGGTAAACAAGTACTAAGCAGCCGCTTTATAAAAGAGTAA
- a CDS encoding SDR family NAD(P)-dependent oxidoreductase, with protein sequence MKKAIIIGATSGIGRELAIILADNNYVVGITGRRKQLLDELKDTRPDHFIVSAFDVTETLAVTKKLDELAADLGKVDLVILSSGTGELNEQLDLAIEKETLDVNVTGFTAIANWTIKYFLQQKQGQFAAITSIAGLRGSRHAPAYNATKAFQINYLEGLRQKIKRSKLPITITDIRPGFVDTAMAKGEGKFWVAPVTKASKQILNAIENRKRIVYVTKRWRIIAFVLRLIPTGLYSKM encoded by the coding sequence ATGAAAAAAGCAATTATCATTGGCGCAACATCAGGAATTGGTAGAGAGCTAGCCATCATATTAGCAGACAATAATTATGTTGTTGGAATAACCGGCAGAAGAAAACAGTTGTTGGATGAATTAAAAGATACAAGACCGGATCATTTTATTGTTTCAGCTTTTGATGTAACGGAAACACTTGCCGTTACAAAAAAGCTGGATGAATTAGCTGCTGATCTTGGTAAGGTTGATCTGGTAATATTAAGTTCGGGGACAGGAGAATTAAATGAACAGCTTGATCTTGCTATAGAGAAAGAAACATTGGATGTAAATGTTACCGGCTTTACAGCAATTGCCAATTGGACGATCAAGTATTTTCTTCAACAAAAACAAGGACAGTTTGCTGCTATTACTTCCATTGCAGGGCTTCGTGGCAGCAGGCATGCACCTGCTTATAACGCTACAAAAGCATTTCAAATAAATTATTTAGAAGGGCTGAGACAGAAAATAAAAAGATCAAAACTTCCTATCACTATAACAGATATACGACCGGGATTTGTAGACACCGCCATGGCAAAAGGAGAGGGAAAGTTTTGGGTGGCTCCTGTTACAAAAGCTTCTAAACAAATATTGAATGCAATTGAAAACAGAAAGCGCATAGTGTATGTTACAAAGCGCTGGAGAATTATTGCATTTGTTTTACGGCTGATACCAACAGGATTGTACAGTAAAATGTAA
- a CDS encoding YHYH protein, translating into MLKRFCYLLPAALFVIASCSKNNTTTSTVPDVYKKIYGASDIYVDGDYVIIKSTGLPDHKSPYYQGTQWSDKYEAYNGTNPNWNQNPNKIAQFNYTFKIPLHPAEASTHASTPGGPIGVSLNGVPFFNQYAAMNAPLTNEINSFDQYGGHPQQQGGYHYHVEPYYLTTTKGDTSLLGFLLDGFPVYGPVENNKTITDADLDAYHGHFGVTADYPNGIYHYHTTTESPYINGSGFYGTEGTVTQ; encoded by the coding sequence ATGCTAAAACGATTTTGCTATTTGCTGCCTGCGGCGCTATTTGTTATTGCAAGCTGCAGCAAGAATAATACTACTACCAGCACTGTTCCTGATGTTTATAAAAAGATCTATGGCGCTTCGGATATCTATGTAGATGGTGATTATGTAATAATTAAATCAACCGGTTTACCCGATCATAAAAGTCCGTATTACCAGGGCACACAATGGAGTGATAAGTATGAGGCGTACAATGGCACCAATCCTAACTGGAACCAGAATCCTAATAAAATTGCGCAGTTCAATTATACGTTTAAAATTCCTTTGCATCCTGCAGAAGCGTCTACGCATGCTTCCACACCCGGCGGACCAATTGGTGTTTCGCTAAATGGTGTACCGTTCTTTAATCAATATGCGGCAATGAATGCACCGCTTACCAATGAAATAAATTCTTTTGATCAATACGGAGGTCATCCGCAACAGCAAGGTGGTTATCATTATCATGTAGAGCCTTATTATTTAACTACTACTAAAGGGGATACTTCTTTGTTAGGTTTTTTGTTAGACGGGTTTCCTGTATATGGACCTGTTGAAAATAACAAAACCATTACGGATGCTGACCTGGATGCTTATCATGGTCACTTTGGCGTAACAGCCGATTATCCCAATGGCATTTATCATTATCATACTACTACCGAAAGTCCTTACATAAACGGCAGCGGATTTTATGGAACCGAAGGAACCGTTACGCAATAG
- a CDS encoding SCO family protein — protein MLQTVFLKNSWLIGCIILLSCNSTAKHLPYYNTPDFTPIFIDDETKVAEKIPHIITDFSFTDQNNKTISQSGIEGKIHIANFFFTSCGSICPVLMHNMDSVSVAFKNDTNVVLLSYSVTPWIDSVQKLKKYTDLNGYTSPQWHLLTGNKAAIYDFARRSYFAEEQTGYTKDSADFLHTEHIVLVDKTRRIRGIYNGTLRLEMQQLIEDIKELEKE, from the coding sequence ATGTTACAGACAGTGTTTTTAAAAAATAGTTGGTTGATCGGTTGCATCATTCTTCTCTCTTGCAACAGTACAGCAAAGCATCTCCCTTATTACAATACACCGGATTTTACTCCAATCTTTATTGATGATGAAACTAAGGTAGCAGAAAAGATTCCTCATATAATTACTGATTTTTCTTTCACGGATCAAAACAATAAAACCATTTCTCAATCTGGTATTGAAGGGAAAATTCATATAGCTAATTTTTTCTTTACAAGTTGTGGAAGTATATGTCCTGTGCTGATGCATAACATGGATAGTGTAAGTGTTGCATTTAAAAACGATACCAATGTTGTGTTACTTTCTTACAGTGTCACGCCATGGATCGACAGTGTACAGAAATTAAAGAAATATACCGATCTAAATGGATACACATCACCTCAATGGCATTTATTAACCGGCAATAAAGCAGCTATTTACGACTTTGCAAGACGTTCTTATTTTGCAGAAGAGCAAACAGGTTATACAAAAGACAGTGCTGATTTTTTACATACGGAACATATTGTATTGGTAGATAAAACGAGGCGCATCCGTGGAATTTACAATGGTACTTTGCGATTAGAAATGCAGCAACTTATTGAAGATATAAAAGAGCTGGAGAAAGAATAA
- a CDS encoding response regulator — protein sequence MENSVLIVEDDKDIRLALELLLNRRGFNVLGVSDLTIENLSIQPDVILMDVYLSGKSGQDICKTIKENPATNHIPVIMMSASPAAEVSCMEAGANAFISKPFKISEVVSTVQRFIK from the coding sequence ATGGAAAATTCAGTACTTATTGTAGAAGATGATAAAGATATACGCCTGGCTTTAGAACTGTTATTGAACAGAAGAGGCTTTAATGTTTTAGGAGTAAGTGATCTGACAATAGAAAATCTGTCTATTCAGCCGGATGTTATATTGATGGATGTTTATCTTTCAGGAAAGTCAGGACAGGATATATGTAAAACAATAAAAGAAAATCCTGCAACCAACCATATTCCCGTAATAATGATGTCTGCTTCACCTGCAGCCGAAGTATCCTGTATGGAGGCAGGCGCCAATGCATTTATCAGTAAGCCATTTAAAATAAGTGAAGTGGTTAGTACGGTTCAAAGATTTATAAAGTAA
- a CDS encoding IPT/TIG domain-containing protein codes for MKKLLLSVAFIFAFSNLHAQNCTVYTTVDTTVECYNLSSFGERYWGTYTLNLISSKGCDSIVTLNLNAPVYPSDTTYETLSECALPISWGLNIDIFQPGIYENVIEHGCNPELREDEIHYLKLTVISADTVRSSQTICYDQLPYEWNGQIIYEPGSYYNVSSSVTPCSVQEVDITILPQKESYTDTVICANKLPFHWNGQDYTASGNYYATIPGQPCDSVATLNLTVVSNSTSTTNVAICGDKVPYIWNGKNYSASGTYTATFPLGKGKCDSIAQLNLTVNPLPVISSFTPTTATQGQAVVINGSNLANVTAVNIGGVPAASFNIISSNAIVASVGAASAGAVTVTNACGNGTLAGFSFNPMMGGLGIGTVTPTSKLTVTGGDIQVTDAGSGIILKSPDGKCWKLFMGLSGGFNHLQVVEIPCP; via the coding sequence ATGAAAAAGCTTTTACTATCTGTTGCATTTATTTTTGCATTTAGCAACTTGCATGCACAAAACTGTACCGTTTATACTACTGTTGATACCACTGTTGAATGTTACAATTTGAGTAGCTTCGGGGAGAGGTACTGGGGTACTTACACTTTAAACTTGATCAGCAGCAAAGGATGCGATTCTATTGTTACATTAAATCTTAATGCGCCTGTTTATCCTTCTGATACTACTTATGAAACTCTTAGCGAGTGTGCGCTGCCTATTAGCTGGGGTTTGAACATTGATATATTTCAACCGGGGATATACGAAAACGTTATCGAGCATGGGTGTAATCCTGAACTTCGTGAAGACGAAATACATTATTTAAAGCTTACTGTAATTTCTGCTGATACTGTCAGGAGTTCTCAAACAATATGCTATGATCAATTGCCTTATGAGTGGAATGGACAAATAATTTATGAACCGGGCTCCTATTATAATGTATCTTCTTCAGTTACTCCCTGTTCTGTTCAGGAGGTAGATATAACTATATTACCGCAAAAGGAAAGTTATACGGATACGGTTATTTGTGCCAATAAGCTCCCTTTTCATTGGAACGGGCAAGATTATACTGCTTCGGGTAATTATTATGCTACTATTCCCGGGCAACCATGCGATTCGGTTGCGACATTGAATTTAACCGTAGTGAGTAATAGCACCAGCACTACCAATGTTGCCATTTGTGGCGATAAGGTACCTTATATATGGAATGGGAAAAATTATTCCGCAAGTGGAACATATACTGCCACTTTTCCACTTGGCAAAGGAAAATGTGATTCAATAGCTCAGCTGAACTTAACCGTAAATCCTTTACCGGTAATTTCTTCTTTTACTCCAACTACTGCCACACAAGGGCAGGCTGTTGTAATCAACGGAAGTAATCTTGCCAATGTTACAGCCGTTAACATTGGCGGTGTGCCTGCGGCATCTTTTAATATAATATCATCCAATGCTATTGTTGCATCGGTGGGTGCTGCTTCTGCAGGAGCTGTTACAGTAACCAATGCATGTGGTAACGGAACCTTAGCCGGCTTCAGTTTTAATCCTATGATGGGTGGTTTGGGCATCGGTACCGTTACGCCCACTTCCAAACTAACGGTAACGGGTGGAGATATACAGGTAACAGATGCCGGCTCCGGCATCATCTTAAAATCTCCCGATGGTAAATGCTGGAAATTATTCATGGGGTTAAGCGGGGGCTTTAATCACTTACAGGTGGTGGAAATACCTTGCCCGTAA
- a CDS encoding putative polyvalent protein kinase domain-containing protein has product MYNDDTKKELENIVRGSILKGDGNHCTTIRNFLCASFGASTTVKKEFESKLLIKKEQESSLRNYATTHQLWIDHLPGQYLTKGGESKVYLDIQTSSVIKINDAVYYATWLEYFNSLILHNLIFKDTSYSLIGFIDIENVFYAVVKQPFIIAEGQASLDDIRSFLEYNGFQNVKRQDYINKEYGLILEDMHDENVLLNSEKLFFIDTVFYIVAENYSTP; this is encoded by the coding sequence ATGTACAATGATGATACAAAAAAGGAACTTGAAAATATCGTTCGAGGAAGCATCCTTAAGGGGGACGGAAATCATTGCACGACAATCCGCAACTTCTTATGCGCAAGCTTTGGCGCAAGTACAACAGTTAAAAAAGAATTCGAAAGTAAACTCCTCATCAAAAAAGAGCAGGAATCAAGCTTAAGAAACTACGCTACTACTCATCAGCTTTGGATTGATCATCTACCCGGACAATATCTTACAAAAGGTGGCGAATCTAAAGTGTATCTCGATATTCAAACTTCTTCTGTAATCAAAATTAATGATGCAGTTTATTATGCTACATGGCTGGAATATTTTAATAGCTTGATATTGCATAATCTTATTTTTAAAGATACATCCTACAGTTTGATTGGATTTATTGATATTGAAAATGTATTCTATGCAGTGGTGAAACAACCTTTCATTATTGCAGAAGGACAGGCCTCATTGGATGATATTCGCAGCTTTTTAGAATATAATGGATTCCAAAATGTAAAACGGCAAGACTACATTAATAAAGAATATGGTTTGATACTGGAAGACATGCACGATGAAAATGTTCTTCTAAATTCGGAAAAGCTGTTTTTTATCGATACCGTTTTTTATATTGTTGCAGAAAATTACTCTACACCTTAA
- a CDS encoding sensor histidine kinase, translated as MKTPLTSIGIYIEMLLENYAQSEDTFLSSSLDTVHNQLKNLSELLNNLLDVTRIDTHRFVLNRKEFDLAVLIHESAKIMQPTTSHKVIVTGAQHCNVYADKEKLNQVFLNLLTNAIKYSPMAEKVLINIATDNNSVTVSVQDFGIGIQSEYLDKIFERFYRVEGQTEKTFAGFGIGLYIAAEIVKQHNGTINVHSEKGKGSTFYFTMPKL; from the coding sequence TTGAAAACACCATTAACTTCTATTGGTATTTATATCGAAATGCTTTTAGAGAACTATGCCCAATCAGAAGATACTTTTCTTAGCTCTTCATTAGATACCGTGCACAATCAATTGAAAAACTTAAGTGAGCTGTTAAATAATTTATTGGATGTTACAAGAATTGATACGCATCGTTTTGTATTGAACAGGAAGGAATTTGATTTGGCAGTGCTCATTCATGAAAGTGCAAAGATCATGCAGCCCACTACTTCTCATAAAGTAATTGTAACCGGGGCGCAACATTGCAATGTGTATGCAGATAAAGAAAAGTTGAACCAGGTATTTTTGAATTTGCTTACCAACGCTATCAAGTATTCGCCAATGGCAGAAAAAGTGCTTATTAATATAGCAACAGATAATAATTCGGTAACTGTTTCTGTACAGGATTTTGGCATTGGAATACAATCAGAATATTTGGATAAGATATTTGAACGCTTTTATAGAGTAGAAGGACAAACAGAAAAAACCTTTGCCGGCTTTGGAATTGGCTTATATATTGCTGCTGAAATAGTAAAGCAGCATAATGGTACCATTAATGTACACAGTGAAAAAGGAAAAGGATCTACTTTTTATTTTACCATGCCCAAACTTTAA